From Candidatus Pedobacter colombiensis, one genomic window encodes:
- a CDS encoding amidohydrolase, giving the protein MKKSEISRKDFLKNTGLAVMGMTIAPGLLSAKGILSQGGNEKASNFAKGTFTLKNVLLETGFEYDGDEVIHTKTGLFCITINDDKIKSVTANKPNDSNAIDAKGFLMLPAFKDMHIHLDKTFYGGPWQAIRRRSGGVKGMIELEKQIIPGLLKNSVDHAEKLIELLQSKGTSYARSHVNIEPTSKLQSLKNLQKALENKKKGFGAELVAFPQHGVFYTDSAPYLKEAAKMDIDFIGGVDPYSVDGAIEKTMDFTVQLALDNNKGIDIHLHETGESGLKTVEYLIKKVNENPVLKNKTFLSHCFVLGKLDLPKQEEIAEQLGAAGIGIASTIPFGRLIMPIPTLYKYNVNVLAGNDCIIDHWNTWGSGSVLQKTNVMAQLYGYATEFLLSRSLKLATGNILPLDDKGVQQWPKAGDIANLAFLDASCSAEAVSRISPVKSLIHEGNIVY; this is encoded by the coding sequence ATGAAGAAATCAGAGATATCACGTAAGGATTTTTTAAAAAATACAGGACTCGCAGTTATGGGTATGACCATCGCCCCAGGATTATTAAGTGCTAAAGGCATTTTATCGCAAGGAGGTAATGAAAAAGCGTCAAATTTTGCAAAAGGAACATTTACATTAAAGAATGTGCTTTTGGAAACCGGGTTTGAGTATGATGGTGATGAGGTTATCCATACCAAAACAGGACTGTTTTGCATAACGATCAACGACGACAAGATCAAAAGCGTAACGGCCAATAAACCGAACGACTCCAATGCCATTGATGCAAAGGGTTTCTTAATGCTGCCGGCTTTCAAGGACATGCACATCCATCTGGATAAAACTTTTTATGGCGGTCCATGGCAAGCAATACGCAGAAGATCAGGTGGCGTGAAAGGTATGATCGAATTAGAAAAACAAATCATTCCTGGATTGTTGAAAAATTCTGTTGACCATGCAGAAAAGCTTATTGAATTACTGCAGTCAAAAGGTACCTCTTATGCAAGAAGTCATGTAAATATCGAGCCCACTTCAAAATTGCAGTCGCTCAAAAATCTTCAAAAAGCATTAGAAAATAAAAAGAAAGGCTTTGGCGCAGAACTGGTAGCCTTTCCACAGCACGGCGTTTTCTATACCGACTCGGCTCCCTATTTAAAAGAAGCAGCAAAAATGGATATTGATTTTATTGGAGGGGTCGATCCTTATTCTGTAGATGGTGCTATTGAAAAAACAATGGACTTTACCGTGCAGCTTGCCTTAGATAACAACAAAGGTATCGATATTCACTTGCACGAAACTGGCGAATCCGGACTGAAAACAGTAGAATATCTGATCAAAAAGGTAAATGAAAATCCCGTTTTGAAAAATAAGACTTTCCTAAGTCATTGTTTTGTTTTGGGAAAATTAGATCTACCCAAACAGGAAGAAATCGCCGAACAGTTGGGTGCAGCAGGTATTGGAATTGCCTCTACAATTCCTTTTGGCAGGTTGATCATGCCGATTCCGACTTTGTATAAATACAATGTAAACGTTCTCGCAGGTAATGATTGTATCATAGACCACTGGAACACATGGGGAAGCGGAAGCGTATTGCAAAAAACGAATGTGATGGCTCAGTTATATGGCTATGCAACAGAGTTTTTGTTGTCTAGAAGTTTAAAATTGGCAACCGGAAATATTTTGCCATTGGATGATAAAGGTGTACAACAATGGCCCAAAGCCGGTGATATTGCAAATCTGGCGTTCCTTGATGCAAGCTGCTCGGCAGAAGCAGTTTCTCGTATTTCTCCAGTAAAGTCTCTTATTCACGAAGGTAATATCGTGTATTAA
- a CDS encoding TlpA disulfide reductase family protein produces MKRLLFFSLAALLSLPGFAQKNDLSDFSIAGKITGKRTGFVYLFYPVGEGFKADSAAIRNGTFLFKGRLAEPVMGHVAAARNIRDNDDPNTAEIFIGPGKMNLTVTYGAFKKVVLKGSLSNDEYAELTLEKESIRKEMEPLSRAYRNEKDHEKAAAIKEQFGPFNARMDKIDWTFINTHPDSYVSAFLMRFKMGSLSIADAKAIYNAWTEKIRNSTSGKEIYREITELESGSPGSTAKVFSATDINGEKLSLSDFKGKKYVLIDFWASWCVPCRKGNPHLLSLYGKYKGKGLEIIGVAGDDSNPEAWKKAVEKDQIGVWKHVLSGLKMTDKGFDSSNDITKGYGIHSLPTKILIDKEGIIIGRYGGGGENDEAMDKKMAEIFK; encoded by the coding sequence ATGAAAAGACTATTGTTCTTTAGCCTGGCAGCACTTTTAAGTCTGCCAGGATTTGCACAGAAAAACGATCTTTCGGATTTCAGTATCGCTGGAAAGATCACAGGAAAACGGACCGGGTTCGTATACCTGTTTTATCCTGTAGGTGAAGGTTTTAAAGCTGATAGCGCTGCTATTCGCAACGGGACTTTTTTGTTTAAAGGTAGATTGGCAGAACCTGTTATGGGACATGTTGCTGCTGCAAGGAATATCAGGGATAATGATGATCCCAATACAGCAGAAATTTTTATAGGACCCGGTAAAATGAACCTGACGGTTACTTACGGAGCTTTTAAAAAGGTCGTGTTGAAAGGATCGCTGAGCAATGACGAGTATGCGGAACTAACCCTCGAAAAAGAATCCATCCGTAAGGAAATGGAACCGCTATCACGGGCTTACAGAAATGAAAAGGACCATGAAAAGGCCGCTGCTATCAAAGAACAGTTTGGACCTTTTAATGCCAGAATGGATAAAATAGACTGGACTTTTATCAACACACATCCTGACTCTTATGTATCGGCTTTTCTGATGCGTTTTAAAATGGGTTCGCTGAGCATTGCAGATGCAAAAGCTATTTACAATGCCTGGACAGAAAAGATTAGAAACAGTACATCGGGTAAAGAGATATACAGAGAAATCACTGAACTGGAAAGCGGATCGCCAGGAAGTACAGCTAAAGTATTTTCGGCAACAGACATCAATGGAGAAAAACTGAGCCTAAGCGATTTTAAAGGAAAGAAGTATGTGTTGATCGACTTTTGGGCCAGTTGGTGTGTGCCTTGTCGTAAAGGGAACCCACATTTGCTCTCTTTATACGGTAAATATAAAGGTAAAGGATTGGAAATTATCGGGGTAGCTGGTGATGACAGCAATCCGGAAGCCTGGAAAAAAGCAGTAGAAAAGGACCAGATTGGTGTTTGGAAACACGTTCTAAGCGGACTGAAAATGACAGATAAAGGTTTTGATAGCTCTAATGACATCACTAAAGGTTACGGCATCCATTCGCTGCCTACCAAAATTCTGATAGATAAGGAAGGAATAATTATCGGCCGGTATGGTGGCGGGGGAGAGAATGATGAAGCTATGGACAAAAAAATGGCTGAAATTTTTAAATAA
- a CDS encoding MFS transporter, whose protein sequence is MNNSEVLLEPKQQEQKNVEQKINPYTVNDKPLLTRSTLWLMTITTGVVVGNNYYNQPLLGLMAKDFRVTESQISIIAMLTQIGFALGLLFIVPLGDMMRRKKLILGIFFLMTISLLAMTIAPNLGFLCVASFLVGFTSVVPQMFVPMAAEMATPEKRNSAIGMVMSGLLLGILLSRVVAGFVGEIWGWKMIYYIAAVAMITLAALISVKLPDIHPSFKGNYSKLMKSLIHLTKTQPVLRLAAFRGALGFAGFSAFWIALVFHLEGAPFHAGSSVAGLFGLVGAVGAIAAAFVGKIATRIPAYNIVLTAILLLLISWIIFYFGGYTYLGLVVGVILLDLGLQSMHIMNQSSFFALNLGANNRLNTVYMFSYFVGGSLGTFLASQAWKYYQWNGVIGVGVICTLLVLAAHIAYEKK, encoded by the coding sequence ATGAACAATAGTGAAGTGCTGTTAGAACCCAAACAGCAAGAACAAAAAAATGTAGAACAAAAAATAAATCCCTATACCGTCAATGATAAACCTTTATTAACGCGTTCTACTTTATGGCTTATGACGATTACCACTGGTGTTGTCGTTGGTAATAATTACTACAATCAACCATTATTGGGATTAATGGCAAAAGATTTTAGGGTTACGGAATCTCAGATTAGTATTATAGCGATGCTGACGCAGATTGGTTTTGCACTTGGTTTGCTATTCATCGTTCCATTAGGAGATATGATGCGTAGGAAAAAGCTGATATTGGGAATATTTTTCCTTATGACCATTTCCCTTTTAGCTATGACCATCGCTCCCAATTTAGGATTCCTTTGTGTTGCAAGTTTTCTGGTAGGTTTTACATCCGTAGTACCACAAATGTTTGTTCCTATGGCGGCAGAAATGGCAACGCCTGAGAAAAGAAACTCAGCGATTGGTATGGTAATGAGCGGACTATTATTGGGAATCCTATTGTCCAGAGTTGTTGCCGGATTTGTTGGAGAGATCTGGGGCTGGAAAATGATTTATTATATTGCAGCAGTTGCTATGATAACCCTAGCCGCACTCATATCTGTAAAGTTACCGGACATTCATCCTTCTTTTAAAGGGAATTACAGCAAACTAATGAAGTCTCTCATTCATTTAACCAAAACACAGCCGGTATTGCGACTGGCTGCATTTCGCGGGGCATTAGGGTTTGCTGGATTCAGTGCTTTTTGGATAGCGCTCGTATTTCATTTAGAAGGAGCACCTTTTCATGCAGGATCTTCAGTCGCCGGATTATTTGGTCTGGTAGGAGCTGTTGGGGCCATAGCTGCGGCATTTGTAGGAAAAATAGCCACGCGCATTCCGGCTTATAATATTGTACTGACGGCTATTCTACTTTTATTGATCAGTTGGATTATATTTTATTTTGGAGGCTATACCTACCTTGGATTAGTTGTAGGCGTAATATTGCTCGATCTTGGATTACAATCTATGCATATTATGAATCAGTCGAGTTTTTTTGCTTTGAATTTGGGAGCTAACAATAGATTAAATACCGTTTATATGTTCAGCTATTTTGTAGGTGGTTCATTGGGAACTTTTTTAGCGTCTCAAGCCTGGAAATATTACCAATGGAATGGTGTAATCGGCGTCGGAGTCATTTGTACTTTGTTGGTTTTGGCTGCACATATCGCCTACGAAAAAAAATAA
- a CDS encoding TlpA disulfide reductase family protein: protein MSIYKLLVLAGIFGITATAFGQKVQLKGDIKGLGDRELAIEYYEGKAYKKTKVKVSANRFTWTASFNEPRKILIDFPKRPIWMYVEPGTMQISGNVDSLDQIKHKGSKIQDEADVYTKSIAALSSQEMALYRNWNRVDKQEQLALEQKAQEIKSQIRGISNKYIEEHPNSPFSLSLVIDRAELGTYKDVNVVYEKLSKKMKATSQGKALTERVAVLKRSEIGSPVFNFTQNDNHGKSVTFSEFIGKYVLIDFWASWCGPCRAENPNVLKAYNRYKDKNFTVVGISLDDNEQKWKKAIQDDGMPWTQLSDLKGAANEVSVYYGIMGIPSTLLVDPQGKIMARDLRGEMLNKKLEEIFKDK, encoded by the coding sequence ATGAGTATATATAAATTGTTGGTCCTGGCGGGAATATTTGGTATTACCGCTACAGCTTTTGGGCAGAAGGTCCAATTAAAGGGCGATATCAAAGGGCTAGGAGATAGGGAGTTGGCTATCGAATATTATGAAGGTAAAGCATATAAAAAGACTAAGGTAAAAGTATCAGCAAATAGGTTTACCTGGACAGCCTCTTTTAACGAACCTCGTAAAATTTTAATCGATTTCCCAAAGAGACCGATATGGATGTATGTGGAACCGGGAACGATGCAGATTTCTGGAAATGTAGATTCTTTAGATCAGATCAAGCATAAGGGCTCTAAAATTCAGGATGAGGCAGATGTCTATACTAAGTCAATTGCAGCCTTGTCCTCCCAGGAAATGGCTTTATACAGAAATTGGAATAGGGTAGATAAACAAGAGCAATTGGCCTTGGAACAAAAGGCTCAGGAAATAAAGAGCCAGATACGGGGCATCTCCAACAAATATATCGAAGAACATCCCAATAGTCCTTTTAGTCTTAGTCTGGTGATTGACCGTGCAGAGTTGGGCACCTACAAAGATGTAAATGTGGTGTATGAGAAGTTGAGCAAGAAGATGAAGGCAACTAGTCAGGGAAAGGCTTTAACCGAGCGTGTAGCGGTATTGAAACGTAGTGAGATTGGTAGTCCGGTGTTTAATTTTACGCAGAACGACAACCACGGTAAATCTGTAACTTTCTCTGAATTTATAGGCAAATATGTATTGATCGATTTCTGGGCCAGTTGGTGTGGCCCATGTCGTGCAGAAAATCCAAATGTTTTAAAAGCCTATAACAGATATAAAGATAAAAACTTTACGGTGGTGGGTATTTCCCTTGATGATAACGAACAAAAATGGAAAAAGGCCATACAGGATGACGGCATGCCCTGGACACAGCTTTCAGATTTGAAAGGGGCAGCAAATGAAGTTTCAGTATATTATGGCATCATGGGCATTCCAAGTACCTTGCTGGTTGATCCGCAGGGGAAAATCATGGCTAGAGATTTGAGAGGAGAGATGTTGAATAAGAAATTAGAAGAGATCTTTAAGGATAAATAG
- a CDS encoding ankyrin repeat domain-containing protein produces the protein MNMRILLVLLSIGVFTSCGAKDLPSTKEKVMQEQNIIELVNSNDIEAVKKALKNGADVNTQDKNKRNLLLLATINKQEAMAKLLVEKGADVNAQANNQDSPFLYAGASGQTELVRLFLAHGARFDLFNRYNGSALIPACERGHIETVRLLVNTKGYPIDHVNRLGWTGLMEAIVLGNGTKKYQEIVQILKDGGANLQIPDHDGITPLQHAKSRGFSEIVKILSN, from the coding sequence ATGAACATGAGAATATTATTGGTTTTATTATCAATAGGTGTATTTACCTCTTGTGGGGCAAAGGACCTTCCATCAACAAAAGAAAAAGTTATGCAAGAGCAAAATATCATCGAACTGGTCAATAGTAACGATATTGAGGCGGTAAAAAAAGCACTTAAAAATGGTGCAGATGTGAATACACAGGATAAGAATAAACGAAATCTGTTATTATTGGCAACCATCAATAAGCAAGAGGCAATGGCAAAACTTCTTGTAGAAAAAGGAGCTGATGTGAATGCACAGGCCAATAACCAGGATAGCCCATTTCTATATGCCGGAGCAAGCGGACAGACCGAACTGGTCAGATTATTTCTGGCGCATGGGGCTCGTTTCGACCTATTTAATAGGTATAATGGCAGCGCATTAATTCCTGCCTGCGAGCGCGGACACATTGAAACGGTAAGACTATTGGTCAATACAAAAGGCTATCCGATAGACCATGTAAACCGCTTGGGATGGACAGGTTTGATGGAGGCAATTGTATTGGGTAATGGCACCAAAAAATATCAGGAAATAGTACAGATACTTAAAGACGGAGGGGCAAATCTTCAGATCCCTGACCATGATGGCATCACACCGCTGCAACATGCTAAAAGTCGCGGTTTTAGTGAAATAGTAAAAATTTTATCAAATTAA
- a CDS encoding helix-turn-helix domain-containing protein, protein MSVNDEKMYVPVIGIQEFRKGQTAGRKELLYNELHGERHIDKPHKHDFFIIVLFDSAKGVHNIDFQDYAIGNKQVHVLFPDQVHKWDIEPDTTGYQLMIDRGFFERFAPYFRFSFTNYINHPVIPLTDNSFNLLKYEFDAIKDELEAEHSLQDIISARAAVIAAIVSKAAEGIFTEAKVFQSNPRLAKFNLLIDQFFKEERLVAFYASKLNISANYLNILCKKNLNVSATQLIQQRVLLEAKRMLQSTDLSIKEIAFELGFVDHAYFSNFFKSQTEITPTEFRTQ, encoded by the coding sequence ATGAGCGTAAATGATGAGAAAATGTACGTACCTGTTATTGGTATCCAGGAGTTCAGAAAGGGGCAAACAGCTGGAAGAAAAGAGTTGCTTTATAATGAACTTCACGGGGAAAGACATATTGATAAACCACACAAACATGACTTTTTTATTATTGTATTGTTTGACAGTGCCAAAGGTGTACATAATATAGACTTTCAGGATTATGCGATAGGCAACAAACAGGTACATGTATTGTTCCCCGATCAGGTGCATAAATGGGATATTGAACCCGATACAACCGGATATCAGTTGATGATCGATAGGGGCTTCTTTGAGCGTTTTGCACCCTATTTCCGTTTCTCGTTTACGAATTATATAAACCATCCAGTAATTCCACTAACGGATAATAGTTTCAATCTGCTCAAATATGAATTTGATGCTATCAAAGATGAGCTGGAAGCGGAACATTCACTTCAGGACATTATCAGTGCACGGGCTGCGGTCATTGCGGCAATCGTGAGCAAGGCCGCCGAGGGTATCTTCACTGAGGCTAAAGTGTTCCAGTCGAACCCAAGACTTGCAAAATTCAATTTGCTTATAGACCAATTTTTTAAAGAAGAGAGGCTTGTAGCCTTTTACGCCTCGAAGCTCAATATATCTGCCAACTACCTCAATATCCTTTGCAAGAAAAATCTGAATGTATCGGCCACACAGCTGATCCAGCAACGTGTATTGCTGGAAGCCAAACGTATGCTCCAATCAACGGATCTTTCGATTAAGGAAATTGCATTTGAACTCGGTTTTGTAGATCACGCCTATTTTTCTAACTTTTTTAAAAGCCAGACAGAGATCACTCCCACAGAATTTAGGACTCAATAA
- a CDS encoding RagB/SusD family nutrient uptake outer membrane protein, which yields MKLSYKKWLMLVLPACIFMSCKKELNVFPSDRQVDGNVIIDAKSAGTVLNGVYYRFANSSTDNNGVPSLRWIDVFETVPSELSGLLVNNNTDGLNDFTVNRNSPAAAGKWGYAYNLVNAANGFLKNIEPVTTIADNTKKQLQAEARFLRAFGNADLLFHYGQYRDINSKYGIIIRDKFVNSDNINLPRSNVKDSYDGIIADLDVAIAGLPLRNTKLSYANVWVAKLLKARVLMNRGIGTDYATVISLTDDIIKSSNFKLEGSTKDIFLTLGASSQEVMMIGQPFPNDTYKYMQYQYYNQYMATPKLAKMMENDPRAAWTFKPIVKRGATVNTFTKYYSGSPTTISFTPLSVNAYAFRLTEAYLLQAEALALSGGDLALAKGRLKEVMGHAGLTDFATVDGTSSAAAFQVLVVKETMKNFVAENGLDWLALRRLPFATIQSADFRPEIKSETSLILPVPSTELNTNNIADQNPGYSRN from the coding sequence ATGAAACTTTCATATAAAAAATGGTTAATGCTTGTTTTACCAGCCTGTATTTTTATGAGCTGTAAAAAGGAGCTGAATGTATTTCCTTCCGACCGACAGGTAGATGGAAATGTGATCATCGATGCAAAAAGTGCTGGTACTGTACTTAATGGTGTTTATTATCGCTTTGCAAATTCATCGACAGACAATAACGGGGTTCCCTCCCTTAGATGGATAGATGTTTTTGAAACTGTACCTTCTGAGCTGAGCGGTCTGCTTGTAAACAACAACACCGATGGGCTGAATGACTTTACGGTGAATAGAAACAGTCCTGCTGCGGCCGGTAAATGGGGATATGCTTATAATCTGGTTAATGCAGCCAATGGATTTCTGAAGAATATTGAACCGGTTACCACTATTGCCGATAATACTAAGAAACAGCTGCAGGCCGAGGCCAGATTTTTAAGAGCCTTTGGTAATGCAGATCTGCTTTTTCATTATGGACAGTACAGGGATATCAACAGTAAATACGGCATTATCATCAGGGATAAATTTGTGAATTCTGACAACATTAACCTGCCTCGTTCTAATGTTAAGGATAGTTATGATGGAATAATTGCTGACCTGGATGTTGCTATTGCAGGCTTACCACTAAGAAATACCAAGTTGAGCTATGCCAATGTATGGGTGGCCAAGCTGTTGAAAGCCAGGGTGCTGATGAATAGAGGAATAGGTACAGATTACGCTACTGTAATCAGCCTTACGGATGATATCATTAAAAGCAGTAATTTTAAACTGGAAGGATCTACAAAGGATATATTCCTGACTCTTGGAGCCAGCAGTCAGGAAGTAATGATGATCGGACAGCCATTCCCTAATGATACTTATAAATACATGCAATACCAGTATTACAACCAGTATATGGCTACTCCCAAGCTAGCCAAAATGATGGAGAATGACCCGAGGGCAGCGTGGACCTTTAAACCTATTGTAAAAAGAGGAGCAACGGTAAATACTTTTACCAAGTATTATTCAGGAAGTCCTACAACTATCAGTTTTACGCCATTATCGGTTAATGCCTATGCTTTTCGTTTAACAGAAGCTTACCTGTTACAGGCAGAGGCTCTTGCATTATCTGGTGGAGACCTGGCATTAGCCAAGGGGCGGCTTAAGGAAGTGATGGGCCATGCAGGTCTTACCGATTTTGCCACTGTTGATGGTACTTCCAGTGCAGCTGCATTCCAGGTGCTGGTGGTTAAGGAAACCATGAAAAATTTTGTGGCTGAGAACGGGCTGGACTGGCTGGCTTTGCGCAGGCTTCCTTTTGCAACTATCCAATCGGCAGATTTCAGGCCGGAAATTAAGTCTGAAACTTCACTTATCCTGCCTGTTCCTTCTACAGAGCTGAATACCAATAATATCGCAGATCAGAACCCTGGATACAGTAGAAATTAA
- a CDS encoding DUF4822 domain-containing protein gives MTKDEFTYRIYPNNDDKTVYFDIIHTSTTHKEPK, from the coding sequence TTGACAAAAGACGAATTTACGTACAGAATCTATCCAAATAACGACGATAAAACTGTATATTTCGATATTATACATACATCGACCACACATAAGGAACCGAAGTAA
- a CDS encoding amidohydrolase: MENKTYILKNVLLETGFEYNSNEVIKTKTDLFCVEVENGKIKSIKPNDPNITGIDAKGHLMLPAFKDMHAHLDKMLFGLPWQAVSAKRKTVKDMIAYEQKMIPEWLKTSVERTEKMIDFLQAYGTDFIRSHFNVDPTSGLESLKHLETALQNKKATVDAELVAFPQHGLFYTDTLPLLKDVAQMDAVSFIGGVDPYSLDGSIEKAMGAIVQLAVDNNKGVDVHLHEMGESGIKTIEFLIDRTLENPQLRGKAFISHAFALSRLSNSEAEKIAEKLAHAGVGIVSSVPFGGIIMPIPILRKYGVEVLVGNDNIQDHWNTFGSGNMLQKANLIAELYGYGTEWQLSRTLAFATRYKLPLDDNGNQQWPKVGDDADMVFVEASCSAEVVSRISPVKSLIHKGEIVLSYKFFK; this comes from the coding sequence ATGGAAAACAAAACCTATATTTTAAAAAATGTATTGCTCGAAACGGGCTTTGAATACAATAGTAATGAAGTCATAAAAACAAAAACAGATCTGTTCTGTGTTGAAGTAGAAAACGGTAAGATAAAGAGCATCAAACCTAATGATCCGAATATTACAGGGATAGATGCCAAAGGACATCTTATGTTGCCAGCCTTTAAGGACATGCACGCCCATTTGGACAAAATGTTGTTCGGGTTGCCTTGGCAAGCTGTATCTGCAAAAAGGAAAACGGTTAAGGACATGATCGCTTATGAGCAAAAAATGATCCCCGAATGGCTGAAAACTTCTGTAGAACGGACCGAAAAAATGATCGATTTTCTACAGGCCTATGGTACGGATTTTATCCGTTCACATTTCAATGTTGATCCAACCTCTGGTCTGGAATCATTGAAGCATCTGGAAACAGCATTGCAGAACAAAAAGGCGACGGTAGATGCAGAGTTGGTAGCATTTCCACAGCACGGCTTATTTTATACGGACACGCTTCCGCTTTTAAAAGATGTAGCACAAATGGATGCTGTAAGTTTTATCGGAGGTGTAGATCCTTATTCGTTAGATGGCAGTATTGAAAAGGCAATGGGCGCAATCGTACAATTGGCTGTCGACAACAACAAAGGTGTCGATGTGCATTTGCACGAAATGGGAGAAAGTGGTATTAAAACGATAGAATTTCTAATTGATAGAACACTAGAAAATCCACAATTACGTGGTAAAGCTTTCATAAGTCACGCATTTGCGCTTAGTCGCCTTAGCAATTCCGAGGCGGAAAAAATAGCAGAAAAGCTTGCCCATGCAGGTGTAGGTATTGTTTCTTCCGTACCTTTTGGAGGGATTATAATGCCTATTCCTATCCTTAGAAAATATGGTGTGGAAGTTTTGGTAGGAAACGATAACATTCAAGACCATTGGAATACTTTCGGTTCGGGTAATATGCTTCAAAAAGCGAACCTTATCGCCGAGCTCTACGGCTATGGAACCGAATGGCAATTGTCAAGAACACTGGCTTTTGCTACCCGCTATAAATTGCCATTGGATGATAACGGAAACCAACAATGGCCGAAGGTGGGAGATGATGCGGATATGGTATTTGTCGAAGCAAGTTGTTCGGCAGAAGTGGTATCCCGAATTTCTCCTGTAAAATCGCTTATCCACAAAGGAGAGATTGTGCTTAGTTATAAATTTTTCAAGTAA